Proteins encoded together in one Sander lucioperca isolate FBNREF2018 chromosome 17, SLUC_FBN_1.2, whole genome shotgun sequence window:
- the saxo2 gene encoding stabilizer of axonemal microtubules 2 isoform X1, with translation MHPKTMSQQNGNQGATSVRKPSGSQRAQPRATMTTEYQERFLSPHSHKAVISSSTQKDPNHPLKGSADTTTIRSYYVTQKWIKHPPTAPQPSLPPKDKTCSSVPQNHVHQMASKLEDYTSVYQKDFQPWKANKRKPFKMADCLRANEGLGATDNISKEGHSHEPQPFESVTSYRFDYVTHPVQPRTRREKPVCQTKGLPGQAAVPSKPKVARDMKQELSDEAREFFQQFKTWSLENKFHGQGKAKKSSPPADHADFLSTTRTDYTAHKCQRTKPFLPSKQTMEKSKEPFQATTTMKEDYKTWDTPRHFPNVRKAAMDWPGSLHPKLNETAVCHSNCDATTQVSGLECISNGNEESRTYWTTSLTKGVTWADGGVCQDPPTTKYSAAWF, from the exons ATGCACCCAAAAACTATGAGCCAGCAAAACGGTAACCAAGGAGCCACATCTGTGAG AAAGCCCTCCGGCTCTCAGAGAGCCCAGCCACGGGCCACCATGACCACAGAGTACCAGGAGAGGTTTCTTTCCCCGCACAGCCACAAGGCTGTCATCTCAAGCTCAACACAGAAAGACCCTAACCATCCACTGAAGGGGAGTGCCGACACGACCACTATTCG CTCATACTATGTGACCCAAAAATGGATAAAACATCCCCCAACGGCCCCACAGCCATCTTTGCCCCCCAAAGACAAGACATGCAGCAGCGTGCCACAAAATCACGTACACCAGATGGCATCCAAGTTGGAGGACTACACATCAGTGTACCAAA AGGATTTCCAACCATGGAAAGCAAATAAGCGAAAGCCATTTAAAATGGCTGACTGCTTGAGAGCCAACGAAGGATTAGGTGCCACAGACAACATTTCCAAAGAAGGCCACTCCCATGAACCACAACCTTTTGAAAGCGTCACCAGCTACAGATTTGATTATGTCACCCATCCAGTGCAGCCCAGGACACGCAGGGAGAAGCCTGTGTGCCAAACCAAAGGTCTGCCGGGTCAGGCTGCTGTGCCCTCGAAGCCAAAGGTGGCTAGGGACATGAAACAAGAACTCTCTGACGAAGCCAGGGAATTCTTTCAGCAATTCAAGACCTGGTCCCTTGAAAACAAGTTTCACGGCCAAGGCAAAGCCAAAAAATCCAGTCCACCAGCAGATCACGCCGACTTCCTCtccacaacacgcacagactACACGGCGCACAAGTGCCAGCGCACCAAACCGTTCCTGCCATCTAAGCAAACCATGGAGAAAAGCAAGGAGCCCTTTCAGGCAACGACTACCATGAAGGAGGATTACAAAACTTGGGACACACCACGGCACTTCCCCAATGTCCGTAAAGCAGCGATGGACTGGCCCGGTAGCCTTCATCCCAAATTGAATGAGACTGCAGTCTGTCATTCCAACTGTGATGCCACCACTCAGGTTTCCGGCTTGGAATGCATCTCCAATGGGAATGAAGAATCCAGGACGTACTGGACCACCTCTCTGACCAAAGGGGTGACTTGGGCCGACGGTGGAGTTTGTCAGGACCCCCCCACCACCAAATACTCGGCTGCATGGTTTTAA
- the saxo2 gene encoding stabilizer of axonemal microtubules 2 isoform X2 — MHPKTMSQQNGNQGATSVRKPSGSQRAQPRATMTTEYQERFLSPHSHNPNHPLKGSADTTTIRSYYVTQKWIKHPPTAPQPSLPPKDKTCSSVPQNHVHQMASKLEDYTSVYQKDFQPWKANKRKPFKMADCLRANEGLGATDNISKEGHSHEPQPFESVTSYRFDYVTHPVQPRTRREKPVCQTKGLPGQAAVPSKPKVARDMKQELSDEAREFFQQFKTWSLENKFHGQGKAKKSSPPADHADFLSTTRTDYTAHKCQRTKPFLPSKQTMEKSKEPFQATTTMKEDYKTWDTPRHFPNVRKAAMDWPGSLHPKLNETAVCHSNCDATTQVSGLECISNGNEESRTYWTTSLTKGVTWADGGVCQDPPTTKYSAAWF, encoded by the exons ATGCACCCAAAAACTATGAGCCAGCAAAACGGTAACCAAGGAGCCACATCTGTGAG AAAGCCCTCCGGCTCTCAGAGAGCCCAGCCACGGGCCACCATGACCACAGAGTACCAGGAGAGGTTTCTTTCCCCGCACAGCCACA ACCCTAACCATCCACTGAAGGGGAGTGCCGACACGACCACTATTCG CTCATACTATGTGACCCAAAAATGGATAAAACATCCCCCAACGGCCCCACAGCCATCTTTGCCCCCCAAAGACAAGACATGCAGCAGCGTGCCACAAAATCACGTACACCAGATGGCATCCAAGTTGGAGGACTACACATCAGTGTACCAAA AGGATTTCCAACCATGGAAAGCAAATAAGCGAAAGCCATTTAAAATGGCTGACTGCTTGAGAGCCAACGAAGGATTAGGTGCCACAGACAACATTTCCAAAGAAGGCCACTCCCATGAACCACAACCTTTTGAAAGCGTCACCAGCTACAGATTTGATTATGTCACCCATCCAGTGCAGCCCAGGACACGCAGGGAGAAGCCTGTGTGCCAAACCAAAGGTCTGCCGGGTCAGGCTGCTGTGCCCTCGAAGCCAAAGGTGGCTAGGGACATGAAACAAGAACTCTCTGACGAAGCCAGGGAATTCTTTCAGCAATTCAAGACCTGGTCCCTTGAAAACAAGTTTCACGGCCAAGGCAAAGCCAAAAAATCCAGTCCACCAGCAGATCACGCCGACTTCCTCtccacaacacgcacagactACACGGCGCACAAGTGCCAGCGCACCAAACCGTTCCTGCCATCTAAGCAAACCATGGAGAAAAGCAAGGAGCCCTTTCAGGCAACGACTACCATGAAGGAGGATTACAAAACTTGGGACACACCACGGCACTTCCCCAATGTCCGTAAAGCAGCGATGGACTGGCCCGGTAGCCTTCATCCCAAATTGAATGAGACTGCAGTCTGTCATTCCAACTGTGATGCCACCACTCAGGTTTCCGGCTTGGAATGCATCTCCAATGGGAATGAAGAATCCAGGACGTACTGGACCACCTCTCTGACCAAAGGGGTGACTTGGGCCGACGGTGGAGTTTGTCAGGACCCCCCCACCACCAAATACTCGGCTGCATGGTTTTAA
- the saxo2 gene encoding stabilizer of axonemal microtubules 2 isoform X3: MSRKPSGSQRAQPRATMTTEYQERFLSPHSHKAVISSSTQKDPNHPLKGSADTTTIRSYYVTQKWIKHPPTAPQPSLPPKDKTCSSVPQNHVHQMASKLEDYTSVYQKDFQPWKANKRKPFKMADCLRANEGLGATDNISKEGHSHEPQPFESVTSYRFDYVTHPVQPRTRREKPVCQTKGLPGQAAVPSKPKVARDMKQELSDEAREFFQQFKTWSLENKFHGQGKAKKSSPPADHADFLSTTRTDYTAHKCQRTKPFLPSKQTMEKSKEPFQATTTMKEDYKTWDTPRHFPNVRKAAMDWPGSLHPKLNETAVCHSNCDATTQVSGLECISNGNEESRTYWTTSLTKGVTWADGGVCQDPPTTKYSAAWF; encoded by the exons ATGTCCAGAAAGCCCTCCGGCTCTCAGAGAGCCCAGCCACGGGCCACCATGACCACAGAGTACCAGGAGAGGTTTCTTTCCCCGCACAGCCACAAGGCTGTCATCTCAAGCTCAACACAGAAAGACCCTAACCATCCACTGAAGGGGAGTGCCGACACGACCACTATTCG CTCATACTATGTGACCCAAAAATGGATAAAACATCCCCCAACGGCCCCACAGCCATCTTTGCCCCCCAAAGACAAGACATGCAGCAGCGTGCCACAAAATCACGTACACCAGATGGCATCCAAGTTGGAGGACTACACATCAGTGTACCAAA AGGATTTCCAACCATGGAAAGCAAATAAGCGAAAGCCATTTAAAATGGCTGACTGCTTGAGAGCCAACGAAGGATTAGGTGCCACAGACAACATTTCCAAAGAAGGCCACTCCCATGAACCACAACCTTTTGAAAGCGTCACCAGCTACAGATTTGATTATGTCACCCATCCAGTGCAGCCCAGGACACGCAGGGAGAAGCCTGTGTGCCAAACCAAAGGTCTGCCGGGTCAGGCTGCTGTGCCCTCGAAGCCAAAGGTGGCTAGGGACATGAAACAAGAACTCTCTGACGAAGCCAGGGAATTCTTTCAGCAATTCAAGACCTGGTCCCTTGAAAACAAGTTTCACGGCCAAGGCAAAGCCAAAAAATCCAGTCCACCAGCAGATCACGCCGACTTCCTCtccacaacacgcacagactACACGGCGCACAAGTGCCAGCGCACCAAACCGTTCCTGCCATCTAAGCAAACCATGGAGAAAAGCAAGGAGCCCTTTCAGGCAACGACTACCATGAAGGAGGATTACAAAACTTGGGACACACCACGGCACTTCCCCAATGTCCGTAAAGCAGCGATGGACTGGCCCGGTAGCCTTCATCCCAAATTGAATGAGACTGCAGTCTGTCATTCCAACTGTGATGCCACCACTCAGGTTTCCGGCTTGGAATGCATCTCCAATGGGAATGAAGAATCCAGGACGTACTGGACCACCTCTCTGACCAAAGGGGTGACTTGGGCCGACGGTGGAGTTTGTCAGGACCCCCCCACCACCAAATACTCGGCTGCATGGTTTTAA
- the larp7 gene encoding la-related protein 7 isoform X1, translating into MKLASKLTRFLLYLCMQRVQLECFIVSNLCACYCSPRRRMIDTERGADDAGTAETSSKNKETEKKKRSRVKQLLGDVKKQVEFWFGDVNLHKDRFLKKLIDESEDGYVDISVLASFNRMKRLTSDTKLIARALKNSSVVEVNLEGNKVRRQLPIGDVPNDVDSRTVYVELLPKDVTHSWIEKVFTKCGNVVYVSIPRYKSTGDTKGFAFVEFEMEKQAQKAIEMLNNPPEDAPRKPGIFPKTKSRKPIPLPADNPPSGEEEEKRKRKKKKKKEGATVQTPAEEAQEQAMEAEPSEQKRKRSAAGDFESGVVGEQKTPDKLSEKKRRRSQTAEGSEGEVPSKIRKTSESEAGEKKDVTKTNPPAKSDTDRGVEEGKENRDDSTVKAKRKRKKKHKEKLKIGEEVIPLRVLSKKEWLELKDEYLTLQKCSMKSLKKCINEIDHKKHKSPMETDNEPQDGNVEKSDKSEKASNQGPQFTSGVIMKITDSKPLPGRKFIKDALCKISPVAYIDTLEGDAEGHIRFHTPEDAKAISDARAELQKEHSWKLEILAGDHEQRYWQKILVDRQVKLNRPREKKRGTEKLISKAEKIILARAKEAHKHIRFQED; encoded by the exons ATGAAgttagctagcaagctaactCGTTTTCTGTTATATTTGTGTATGCAGCGCGTCCAACTAGAGTGTTTCATCGTCTCAAATTTG TGTGCATGTTACTGCAGTCCCCGCCGCAGGATGATTGACACAGAGAGGGGAGCTGATGATGCTGGTACAGCAGAAACCAGCAGTAAGAACAAGGAGACGGAAAAGAAGAAGAGGTCCCGTGTCAAGCAGCTGCTGGGTGATGTGAAGAAGCAAGTGGAGTTCTGGTTCGGAGATGTCAACCTTCACAAGGACCGCTTTCTCAAAAAACTCATTGATGAGTCAGAGGACGGAT ATGTTGATATATCTGTGTTGGCGAGCTTCAATCGAATGAAGAGGCTGACAAGTGACACCAAGCTGATTGCGAGAGCGCTGAAAAATTCTTCTGTAGTTGAG gttaaCCTCGAGGGAAATAAAGTAAGGCGTCAGCTTCCGATTGGAGACGTACCAAATGATGTCGACAGCCGCACAGTCTATGTG gaaCTTTTGCCCAAGGATGTGACGCACAGCTGGATAGAGAAAGTATTCACAAAATGTGGGAATGTGGTTTATGTTAGCATCCCCAGATACAAGTCTACTGGCGACACCAAGGGTTTTGCCTTTGTAGAGTTTGAGATGGAGAAACAAGCACAGAAAGCCATAGAG ATGCTCAACAACCCCCCCGAAGATGCTCCCAGGAAGCCAGGGATTTTCCCCAAGACGAAAAGTAGGAAGCCCATCCCTCTGCCAGCTGACAATCCACCATCAG gtgaagaagaggagaagagaaagcgaaagaagaagaaaaagaaagagggcgCCACAGTACAGACTCCTGCTGAAGAAGCCCAGGAGCAGGCGATGGAAGCAGAGCCATCGGAGCAAAAGAGGAAGCGCTCAGCAGCGGGCGATTTTGAATCCGGGGTCGTCGGCGAACAGAAGACACCGGACAAACtgtcagaaaagaaaagacGACGGTCGCAAACGGCAGAGGGATCTGAAGGTGAAGTACCATCTAAGATAAGGAAGACGAGTGAAAGTGAAGCTGGAGAGAAGAAAGATGTAACAAAGACTA ATCCACCCGCTAAAAGTGACACAGACAGAGGGGTTGAGGAAGGGAAAGAAAACAGAGATGATTCAACAGTTAAAgcaaagaggaagagaaaaaagaaacacaaggagAAACTGAAAATCGGGGAAGAAGTCATCCCACTCCGCGTTCTATCAAA GAAAGAGTGGCTGGAGTTGAAGGATGAGTATCTGACCTTGCAGAAGTGCAGCATGAAGTCCCTGAAGAAGTGCATTAATGAGATCGATCACAAGAAGCACAAGAGTCCAATGGAGACGGACAACGAGCCTCAAGATGGAAACG TTGAGAAGAGTGACAAAAGTGAGAAAGCGTCTAACCAAGGCCCTCAGTTTACCAGTGGTGTCATCATGAAGATTACAGACAGCAAGCCGCTACCGGGGAGGAAGTTCATCAAG GATGCTTTGTGTAAAATATCTCCAGTGGCGTACATTGACACTTTGGAAGGAGACGCTGAGGGTCACATCCGCTTTCACACCCCGGAGGACGCTAAAGCCATTAGTGACGCTAGAGCAGAGCTACAGAAAGAACACAGCTGGAAGCTTGAGATCCTCGCAG GAGACCATGAACAAAGGTACTGGCAGAAGATCTTAGTGGACCGCCAAGTCAAGCTGAATCGTCCAAGGGAGAAGAAGCGGGGTACAGAGAAG CTCATATCCAAAGCTGAAAAAATCATCCTTGCCCGGGCCAAGGAGGCTCATAAGCACATCCGTTTCCAAGAAGACTGA
- the larp7 gene encoding la-related protein 7 isoform X2 produces the protein MIDTERGADDAGTAETSSKNKETEKKKRSRVKQLLGDVKKQVEFWFGDVNLHKDRFLKKLIDESEDGYVDISVLASFNRMKRLTSDTKLIARALKNSSVVEVNLEGNKVRRQLPIGDVPNDVDSRTVYVELLPKDVTHSWIEKVFTKCGNVVYVSIPRYKSTGDTKGFAFVEFEMEKQAQKAIEMLNNPPEDAPRKPGIFPKTKSRKPIPLPADNPPSGEEEEKRKRKKKKKKEGATVQTPAEEAQEQAMEAEPSEQKRKRSAAGDFESGVVGEQKTPDKLSEKKRRRSQTAEGSEGEVPSKIRKTSESEAGEKKDVTKTNPPAKSDTDRGVEEGKENRDDSTVKAKRKRKKKHKEKLKIGEEVIPLRVLSKKEWLELKDEYLTLQKCSMKSLKKCINEIDHKKHKSPMETDNEPQDGNVEKSDKSEKASNQGPQFTSGVIMKITDSKPLPGRKFIKDALCKISPVAYIDTLEGDAEGHIRFHTPEDAKAISDARAELQKEHSWKLEILAGDHEQRYWQKILVDRQVKLNRPREKKRGTEKLISKAEKIILARAKEAHKHIRFQED, from the exons ATGATTGACACAGAGAGGGGAGCTGATGATGCTGGTACAGCAGAAACCAGCAGTAAGAACAAGGAGACGGAAAAGAAGAAGAGGTCCCGTGTCAAGCAGCTGCTGGGTGATGTGAAGAAGCAAGTGGAGTTCTGGTTCGGAGATGTCAACCTTCACAAGGACCGCTTTCTCAAAAAACTCATTGATGAGTCAGAGGACGGAT ATGTTGATATATCTGTGTTGGCGAGCTTCAATCGAATGAAGAGGCTGACAAGTGACACCAAGCTGATTGCGAGAGCGCTGAAAAATTCTTCTGTAGTTGAG gttaaCCTCGAGGGAAATAAAGTAAGGCGTCAGCTTCCGATTGGAGACGTACCAAATGATGTCGACAGCCGCACAGTCTATGTG gaaCTTTTGCCCAAGGATGTGACGCACAGCTGGATAGAGAAAGTATTCACAAAATGTGGGAATGTGGTTTATGTTAGCATCCCCAGATACAAGTCTACTGGCGACACCAAGGGTTTTGCCTTTGTAGAGTTTGAGATGGAGAAACAAGCACAGAAAGCCATAGAG ATGCTCAACAACCCCCCCGAAGATGCTCCCAGGAAGCCAGGGATTTTCCCCAAGACGAAAAGTAGGAAGCCCATCCCTCTGCCAGCTGACAATCCACCATCAG gtgaagaagaggagaagagaaagcgaaagaagaagaaaaagaaagagggcgCCACAGTACAGACTCCTGCTGAAGAAGCCCAGGAGCAGGCGATGGAAGCAGAGCCATCGGAGCAAAAGAGGAAGCGCTCAGCAGCGGGCGATTTTGAATCCGGGGTCGTCGGCGAACAGAAGACACCGGACAAACtgtcagaaaagaaaagacGACGGTCGCAAACGGCAGAGGGATCTGAAGGTGAAGTACCATCTAAGATAAGGAAGACGAGTGAAAGTGAAGCTGGAGAGAAGAAAGATGTAACAAAGACTA ATCCACCCGCTAAAAGTGACACAGACAGAGGGGTTGAGGAAGGGAAAGAAAACAGAGATGATTCAACAGTTAAAgcaaagaggaagagaaaaaagaaacacaaggagAAACTGAAAATCGGGGAAGAAGTCATCCCACTCCGCGTTCTATCAAA GAAAGAGTGGCTGGAGTTGAAGGATGAGTATCTGACCTTGCAGAAGTGCAGCATGAAGTCCCTGAAGAAGTGCATTAATGAGATCGATCACAAGAAGCACAAGAGTCCAATGGAGACGGACAACGAGCCTCAAGATGGAAACG TTGAGAAGAGTGACAAAAGTGAGAAAGCGTCTAACCAAGGCCCTCAGTTTACCAGTGGTGTCATCATGAAGATTACAGACAGCAAGCCGCTACCGGGGAGGAAGTTCATCAAG GATGCTTTGTGTAAAATATCTCCAGTGGCGTACATTGACACTTTGGAAGGAGACGCTGAGGGTCACATCCGCTTTCACACCCCGGAGGACGCTAAAGCCATTAGTGACGCTAGAGCAGAGCTACAGAAAGAACACAGCTGGAAGCTTGAGATCCTCGCAG GAGACCATGAACAAAGGTACTGGCAGAAGATCTTAGTGGACCGCCAAGTCAAGCTGAATCGTCCAAGGGAGAAGAAGCGGGGTACAGAGAAG CTCATATCCAAAGCTGAAAAAATCATCCTTGCCCGGGCCAAGGAGGCTCATAAGCACATCCGTTTCCAAGAAGACTGA